The Ruminococcus bovis genome includes a region encoding these proteins:
- the carB gene encoding carbamoyl-phosphate synthase large subunit — MPIKPNLKRVMVIGSGPIVIGQAAEFDYAGTQACRALKEEGLEVILVNSNPATIMTDNAMADKVYIEPLTLPVVKRIIEKEKPDGLISTLGGQTGLTLSMQLAKEGFLEKNGVQLLGANPETIDKAEDRQMFKDTMEAIGQPVIPSLVVNDVESAVDFANEIGYPVIIRPAFTLGGTGGGIVDNEEELREITSNGLELSPITQVLVEKCIAGWKEIEFEVIRDSDGNVITVCSMENFDPVGVHTGDSIVIAPAVTLADKEYQMLRSASLNIIQALGVEGGCNCQFALNPESFEYAVIEVNPRVSRSSALASKATGYPIAKVAAKIAIGYTLGEIKNAVTGSTYACFEPALDYVVVKFPKWPFDKFVYAKRTLGTQMKATGEVMAIAPTFEHAIMKAVRGAEISHDTLDDKKFAKMSDENVVDRLSVCDDQRIFCVFEALKRGVSVDKIHEITLIDEWFLNKLLILVDMEKTLKEGNLDEATYFKAKKLGFLDRTIEAFTGEECKYSATPVYKMVDTCAAEFDAETPYFYSTFDEENEAEEFIKEKGSDKETVMVFGSGPIRIGQGIEFDYSSVHCVWSLKKAGYDVVIVNNNPETVSTDFDTADRLYFEPLTNEDVMGIIKTEKPIGAVVAFGGQTAIKLTKYLSDHGIRILGTSADAIDMAEDRERFDELLEEHHISRPKGFTVMNCEEALETAEKIGYPVLLRPSYVLGGQNMIIAFNEADVKEYMAIILAQNIENPVLIDKYMMGTELEVDAICDGDDILIPGIMEHVERAGVHSGDSIAVYPAWNISDEMTETIVNASRNLALSLQTKGLVNIQYLIYKGELNVIEVNPRSSRTIPYISKVTGVPMVDLATRAMFGEKLKDMGYGTGLYKKSPYVAVKVPVFSFEKLINVDNHLGPEMKSTGEVLGIASTLEEALYKGLIGAGYKMKRGGGVFITVRNSDKCEIGDVAKKYADLGFKIYATEGTANYLHEYGVNAITVKKIHEDKRDNTLTLIESGKIQYVISTSAKGRQPERDSVKIRRKTVERNIPCLTSIDTANALADCLKSKYSQISTELVDINDMRDEKMKLNFTKMHGTGNDYIYFSTFDQRIDNPEALSVRLSDRHFGIGGDGIILVCPSDKADAKMRIFNLDGSEGKMCGNGIRCVGKFLYDHGMVDIKKKDKLDIETLSGIKHLKAYTLDGEVKSLRVDMGKAILDPKEIPAKMDKDKIVNEPYTIDGEEYNITCVSMGNPHCVVFIKGDIDNLELDEIGPKFENDKLFPERVNTEFVKVLDDHTIKMRVWERGSGETWACGTGACAAAVAACENGFCNKGDDITVKLKGGDLVINYTDETVYMTGEAERVFEGTVEV; from the coding sequence ATGCCTATTAAACCAAATTTAAAGAGAGTTATGGTAATTGGTTCAGGTCCTATCGTTATTGGTCAGGCTGCTGAATTCGACTATGCCGGTACTCAGGCTTGTCGTGCTTTGAAAGAAGAAGGTCTTGAGGTTATTCTTGTAAACTCAAACCCTGCTACTATTATGACTGACAACGCTATGGCAGATAAGGTTTATATTGAACCACTTACTCTTCCGGTTGTTAAGAGAATTATTGAAAAAGAAAAGCCGGACGGCCTTATCTCCACTCTAGGTGGTCAGACAGGTCTTACACTTTCTATGCAACTTGCAAAGGAAGGTTTCCTAGAAAAGAACGGTGTTCAGCTACTTGGTGCTAACCCTGAAACTATTGATAAGGCTGAAGACAGACAGATGTTTAAGGATACAATGGAGGCTATCGGCCAACCGGTTATCCCTTCCCTTGTTGTTAATGATGTTGAGTCAGCAGTTGATTTCGCCAACGAAATCGGCTACCCTGTAATTATCCGTCCTGCATTTACTCTTGGTGGTACCGGTGGTGGTATCGTTGATAATGAAGAAGAACTAAGAGAAATCACTTCAAACGGTCTAGAGCTTTCCCCTATTACACAGGTTCTTGTTGAAAAGTGTATTGCCGGTTGGAAAGAAATCGAATTTGAAGTTATCCGTGACTCAGACGGTAATGTAATTACAGTTTGTTCAATGGAAAACTTTGATCCTGTTGGTGTACATACAGGTGACTCTATTGTTATTGCTCCTGCAGTAACACTTGCAGATAAAGAATATCAGATGCTTCGTTCAGCATCTCTAAATATTATTCAGGCTCTTGGTGTTGAGGGTGGTTGTAACTGTCAGTTTGCTCTAAACCCTGAAAGTTTTGAATATGCTGTTATCGAAGTAAACCCTAGAGTTTCTCGTTCATCAGCACTAGCTTCTAAGGCTACAGGTTATCCTATTGCCAAGGTTGCTGCTAAAATTGCTATTGGTTACACACTTGGTGAAATCAAGAATGCAGTTACAGGTTCTACATATGCTTGTTTTGAACCTGCACTTGACTATGTAGTTGTTAAGTTCCCTAAGTGGCCATTTGATAAGTTTGTTTATGCTAAGAGAACTCTTGGTACACAGATGAAGGCTACCGGTGAAGTTATGGCTATTGCACCAACATTTGAACATGCTATTATGAAGGCAGTTCGTGGTGCTGAAATTTCTCACGATACACTTGACGATAAGAAGTTTGCTAAGATGAGTGATGAAAATGTTGTTGACAGACTTTCAGTTTGTGATGACCAGAGAATTTTCTGTGTATTTGAAGCACTTAAGAGAGGTGTTTCTGTTGACAAGATTCACGAAATCACTTTAATTGACGAATGGTTCTTAAACAAGCTACTTATCCTTGTTGATATGGAAAAAACTCTTAAAGAAGGCAACCTTGATGAGGCTACTTACTTTAAGGCTAAGAAACTTGGTTTCCTAGATAGAACTATCGAAGCATTTACAGGTGAAGAATGTAAGTATTCTGCTACACCTGTTTACAAAATGGTTGATACTTGTGCTGCTGAATTTGATGCTGAAACACCTTACTTCTACAGTACATTTGATGAAGAAAATGAAGCTGAAGAATTTATTAAAGAAAAAGGTTCTGACAAAGAAACTGTTATGGTATTCGGTTCAGGTCCTATCAGAATCGGTCAAGGTATCGAATTTGACTATTCTTCAGTTCACTGCGTATGGTCACTAAAGAAAGCCGGTTATGATGTTGTTATTGTTAACAACAACCCTGAAACAGTTTCTACTGACTTTGATACTGCTGACAGACTTTACTTTGAACCACTTACAAATGAAGATGTAATGGGTATCATTAAAACAGAAAAGCCTATTGGTGCAGTTGTTGCCTTTGGTGGTCAAACAGCTATTAAACTTACAAAATATCTTTCTGACCATGGAATTAGAATTCTTGGTACATCAGCTGATGCTATTGATATGGCTGAAGACAGAGAAAGATTTGATGAATTACTTGAAGAACACCACATTAGCCGTCCAAAGGGCTTTACAGTTATGAACTGTGAAGAAGCACTTGAAACTGCTGAAAAGATTGGCTATCCTGTTCTTCTTCGTCCATCTTATGTTTTAGGTGGTCAAAATATGATTATTGCCTTTAATGAGGCAGATGTTAAGGAATATATGGCTATCATCCTTGCACAAAATATAGAGAACCCTGTGCTTATTGATAAGTATATGATGGGTACAGAACTTGAAGTAGATGCAATCTGTGATGGTGATGACATTCTTATTCCCGGTATTATGGAACATGTTGAAAGAGCCGGTGTTCACTCAGGTGACTCAATTGCTGTTTATCCTGCATGGAACATTTCTGATGAAATGACAGAAACAATTGTTAATGCATCTAGAAACCTAGCACTTTCACTACAGACTAAGGGTCTTGTAAATATTCAGTACCTAATTTATAAGGGCGAACTAAATGTTATTGAAGTTAACCCTCGTTCATCAAGAACAATTCCTTACATCAGTAAGGTTACCGGTGTTCCAATGGTTGACCTTGCTACAAGAGCTATGTTTGGCGAAAAGCTAAAGGATATGGGTTACGGTACAGGTCTATACAAGAAGAGTCCTTATGTTGCAGTTAAAGTTCCTGTATTCTCATTTGAAAAACTAATTAATGTTGATAACCACCTTGGTCCTGAAATGAAGTCAACCGGTGAAGTTCTTGGTATTGCAAGTACACTTGAAGAAGCTCTATACAAGGGTCTTATCGGTGCAGGTTACAAGATGAAGCGTGGTGGTGGTGTATTTATCACCGTTAGAAATAGCGATAAGTGTGAAATCGGTGATGTTGCTAAGAAGTATGCAGACCTAGGCTTTAAAATTTATGCTACAGAAGGTACTGCTAACTATCTTCACGAATACGGTGTTAACGCAATTACAGTTAAGAAGATTCACGAAGATAAGAGAGACAACACACTAACACTTATTGAAAGTGGCAAGATTCAGTATGTAATTTCAACATCAGCTAAGGGCAGACAGCCTGAAAGAGATTCTGTTAAAATCAGAAGAAAAACTGTTGAAAGAAACATTCCTTGCCTAACATCCATCGATACTGCTAATGCACTTGCAGATTGCCTAAAGAGTAAGTACAGCCAGATAAGCACAGAATTGGTTGACATTAACGATATGAGGGATGAAAAGATGAAATTAAACTTCACTAAGATGCATGGTACAGGTAATGACTACATTTACTTTAGTACATTTGACCAGAGAATTGACAATCCTGAAGCTCTATCAGTAAGACTTTCTGACAGACACTTTGGTATTGGTGGTGACGGTATTATCCTAGTTTGTCCTAGTGACAAAGCCGATGCTAAAATGAGAATTTTCAACCTTGACGGTTCAGAGGGTAAAATGTGTGGTAACGGTATCCGTTGTGTTGGTAAGTTCCTATATGACCATGGTATGGTTGATATTAAGAAGAAAGATAAGCTAGACATTGAAACTCTTTCAGGTATTAAGCACCTAAAGGCTTATACACTTGATGGCGAAGTTAAGTCACTAAGAGTTGATATGGGTAAAGCTATCCTTGACCCTAAGGAAATCCCGGCAAAAATGGATAAGGATAAAATTGTTAACGAACCATATACTATTGATGGCGAGGAATACAACATTACTTGTGTATCAATGGGTAACCCTCACTGTGTAGTATTTATTAAGGGTGACATTGATAACCTTGAACTGGATGAAATCGGTCCTAAGTTTGAAAATGATAAGCTCTTCCCTGAAAGAGTAAATACAGAATTTGTAAAAGTTCTTGATGACCATACAATCAAAATGAGAGTTTGGGAAAGAGGTTCAGGTGAAACTTGGGCTTGTGGTACAGGTGCTTGTGCTGCTGCAGTTGCAGCTTGTGAAAACGGCTTCTGTAACAAGGGTGACGACATTACTGTTAAACTAAAAGGTGGCGACCTTGTAATTAACTATACTGATGAAACAGTATATATGACAGGTGAAGCTGAAAGGGTATTTGAAGGTACTGTTGAAGTCTAA
- a CDS encoding carbamoyl phosphate synthase small subunit: MESKAYLILENGKVFEGKSFGAKKETTGELVFTTAMTGYLETLTDPSYFGQVVIQTFPLIGNYGVIPSDFESKKPALKAYIVRNWCQEPSNFRCEGVLDTFLKDSDVPGLYDIDTRCLTRIVREYGVMNCKLTYSLDNLDKDIEELKSYKVTDAVKSVTTDKEELFESETHKKNVVLMDFGAKDNIRRELVKRGCDVTVVPASTTCEQIVAMNPDGIMLSNGPGDPTENTEIIAELKKLCEHKIPTFGICLGHQLLALSQGATTEKLHYGHRGANQPAKDTETGRIYITSQNHGYAVVNDSIPENAKVSFVNGNDGTCEGITYNDMPVFTVQFHPEACGGPQDTAFLFDKFVSMMD, encoded by the coding sequence ATGGAGTCAAAGGCATATCTAATCCTTGAAAACGGAAAAGTTTTTGAAGGTAAATCCTTTGGAGCAAAAAAGGAAACTACAGGGGAACTTGTTTTTACAACAGCTATGACAGGTTATCTTGAAACACTCACCGACCCTAGTTATTTTGGTCAGGTGGTTATTCAGACATTCCCTCTTATTGGTAACTATGGGGTTATTCCTTCCGATTTTGAAAGTAAAAAACCGGCCTTAAAGGCTTATATTGTTAGAAACTGGTGTCAGGAACCTTCCAATTTTCGTTGCGAGGGCGTACTTGACACCTTTTTAAAAGACTCAGATGTTCCGGGTCTTTACGATATAGACACAAGATGCCTAACACGAATTGTTCGTGAATACGGTGTTATGAACTGCAAATTAACTTATAGCCTTGATAACCTAGACAAGGATATTGAAGAACTAAAGTCTTATAAAGTTACTGATGCAGTTAAGAGTGTTACAACTGACAAAGAAGAACTTTTTGAAAGTGAAACACACAAGAAGAATGTTGTTCTTATGGACTTTGGTGCAAAGGATAACATCAGAAGAGAATTAGTAAAGCGTGGTTGTGATGTTACAGTTGTTCCTGCAAGTACAACTTGTGAACAGATTGTTGCTATGAATCCTGACGGTATTATGCTAAGTAACGGTCCAGGAGACCCAACAGAAAATACTGAAATCATTGCTGAACTAAAGAAATTATGTGAACACAAGATTCCTACATTCGGTATCTGTCTTGGTCATCAGCTACTTGCACTTTCTCAGGGTGCAACAACAGAAAAGCTACACTATGGTCACAGAGGTGCTAACCAACCTGCTAAAGATACTGAAACCGGTAGAATTTATATCACCAGCCAGAACCATGGTTATGCAGTAGTTAACGATAGCATTCCTGAAAATGCAAAGGTTAGCTTTGTAAACGGTAATGATGGTACTTGTGAAGGTATCACTTATAATGATATGCCGGTATTTACTGTTCAGTTCCACCCAGAAGCTTGTGGTGGTCCACAGGATACAGCATTTCTATTTGATAAGTTTGTTAGTATGATGGATTAA
- a CDS encoding ANTAR domain-containing response regulator: MKKAIVVSKLNNTQALTALLKEEGFGSVVSAESSEIAKDFIENDDFDLILINTPLENETGLEFAISCSKTTIASILVIVPSKSSNDVAQMMTSKGIMVISKPISKHLFHHYLLFSECFKERMNRVVKENTKLKTQVETMKLVNRAKILLMQNLRMTESQAHHYLEKQAMNLRKSKYDVALRVLKTYEN; encoded by the coding sequence GTGAAAAAGGCAATAGTAGTGTCCAAACTAAACAACACCCAAGCTTTGACAGCTCTATTAAAGGAAGAAGGCTTTGGCTCTGTAGTAAGTGCTGAATCTTCCGAAATTGCAAAAGACTTTATCGAAAATGATGATTTTGACCTAATCCTTATTAACACTCCTTTGGAGAATGAAACAGGACTGGAATTTGCAATTAGTTGTAGCAAAACCACAATAGCAAGTATTCTTGTTATTGTACCTTCAAAAAGCTCAAATGATGTTGCTCAGATGATGACATCAAAGGGTATTATGGTAATATCCAAACCTATTAGCAAACATCTTTTTCACCATTATCTGTTATTCTCTGAATGTTTTAAGGAGAGAATGAACAGAGTAGTCAAAGAAAATACAAAGTTAAAGACACAGGTTGAAACCATGAAACTTGTGAATCGTGCAAAAATTCTTCTTATGCAAAACTTGCGTATGACAGAAAGTCAGGCACACCATTATCTTGAGAAACAAGCAATGAACTTGCGTAAAAGTAAGTATGATGTTGCTCTTAGAGTTCTAAAGACATATGAAAACTAA
- a CDS encoding glutamine synthetase III family protein — translation MVNVPEIFGSMVFNDATMKERLPKATYKALKKTIDLGEPLDISVANVVANAMKDWAVEKGCTHYTHWFQPMTGVTAEKHDSFIDPAGDGTAIMEFGGKELVKGEPDASSFPSGGIRATFEARGYTAWDPTSPAFIRDTTLYIPTAFCSYTGEALDKKTPLLRSMEVLSNAACRTLKLFGKDVKKVTSTVGPEQEYFLVDKEYFDQRKDLIFTGRTLFGAAAPKGQELDDHYFGALKTRVKDFMADLDVELWKLGITSKTRHNEVAPAQHEVAPIFGTTNIATDHNQLVMETLKKTAEKHGMVCLLHEKPFAGVNGSGKHNNWSMCTNEGENLISPGKNPINNTQFLFILAAIMKGVDEYADLLRISVASAGNDHRLGANEAPPAIVSMFLGDELEAVVKSIVEDKDYATPGKVPMHLGVDVLPEFKKDTTDRNRTSPFAFTGNRFEFRMLGSAVNIACPNIMINTIMAEELNQFCDEIEKADNKDKAIKELIKKTFTEHQRIIFNGDGYSDEWPVEAEKRGLPNYRSLPEALAHFDDQKNIDLFVKNNVHDEVEIKARKVITLEEYAKTINIEALTMLEMAKQDILPAVSSYVKELTDTALAKKALSDAIPTSVEEDLVTTLSNDLVSFVEKIDTLSEDVVKGNDIEDAQEKANYYHDVVFAAMNELRAVSDEMETITSSDYWPYPTYDELLFGV, via the coding sequence ATGGTAAATGTTCCAGAAATTTTCGGTAGTATGGTATTTAATGATGCTACAATGAAAGAAAGACTTCCAAAGGCTACATACAAAGCTTTAAAGAAGACAATTGATCTTGGTGAACCACTTGATATTTCAGTTGCCAATGTTGTTGCTAATGCAATGAAGGATTGGGCAGTTGAAAAAGGTTGTACTCACTACACTCACTGGTTCCAGCCAATGACAGGTGTTACAGCAGAAAAGCATGATAGCTTTATTGATCCTGCAGGTGACGGTACAGCTATTATGGAATTTGGTGGTAAGGAATTAGTAAAAGGCGAACCTGATGCTTCTTCATTCCCAAGTGGTGGTATCAGAGCTACTTTTGAAGCAAGAGGTTACACAGCATGGGACCCTACTTCACCAGCATTTATCAGAGATACTACATTATATATTCCTACTGCTTTCTGTTCTTACACAGGTGAAGCACTTGATAAGAAAACTCCACTACTTCGTTCAATGGAAGTTCTTTCAAATGCAGCTTGCAGAACACTAAAGTTATTCGGTAAAGATGTTAAGAAGGTTACATCAACAGTTGGTCCTGAACAGGAATACTTCCTAGTTGATAAAGAATACTTTGACCAGAGAAAAGACCTTATCTTTACAGGTAGAACACTATTTGGTGCAGCTGCTCCAAAGGGTCAGGAACTTGACGACCACTACTTTGGTGCTTTAAAGACTAGAGTTAAGGACTTTATGGCAGACCTTGATGTTGAACTTTGGAAACTTGGTATTACATCAAAGACAAGACATAACGAAGTTGCTCCTGCTCAGCACGAAGTTGCTCCAATCTTTGGTACAACAAATATTGCTACTGACCACAACCAGTTAGTAATGGAAACACTTAAGAAAACTGCTGAAAAGCATGGTATGGTTTGCTTACTTCACGAAAAGCCATTTGCAGGTGTTAACGGTTCAGGTAAGCACAACAACTGGTCAATGTGTACAAATGAAGGTGAAAACCTAATTAGCCCTGGTAAGAACCCAATTAACAATACACAGTTCCTATTTATTCTAGCAGCTATTATGAAGGGTGTTGACGAATATGCAGACCTTCTAAGAATTTCAGTTGCTTCTGCCGGTAATGACCACAGACTAGGTGCTAACGAAGCTCCTCCTGCTATCGTTTCAATGTTCCTAGGTGACGAACTTGAAGCAGTTGTTAAGTCTATCGTTGAAGACAAGGATTATGCAACTCCTGGTAAAGTTCCAATGCACCTTGGTGTTGATGTTCTTCCTGAATTTAAGAAGGATACAACAGATAGAAACAGAACATCACCTTTCGCATTTACAGGTAACCGTTTTGAATTTAGAATGTTAGGTTCAGCTGTTAACATTGCTTGTCCAAACATTATGATTAATACAATTATGGCTGAAGAACTAAATCAGTTCTGTGACGAAATCGAAAAGGCTGATAACAAGGATAAGGCTATTAAAGAACTTATCAAAAAGACATTTACAGAACATCAGAGAATTATCTTTAATGGTGACGGTTATTCTGATGAATGGCCTGTTGAAGCTGAAAAGAGAGGCCTACCAAACTACCGTTCACTACCTGAAGCTCTTGCTCACTTTGATGATCAGAAGAACATTGACCTATTCGTTAAGAACAATGTTCATGATGAAGTTGAAATCAAGGCTAGAAAGGTAATCACTCTTGAAGAATATGCAAAGACAATTAACATTGAAGCATTAACAATGCTAGAAATGGCAAAACAGGATATTCTACCTGCAGTATCATCTTATGTTAAGGAACTAACAGATACAGCTCTTGCTAAGAAGGCTCTATCAGATGCAATTCCTACTTCTGTTGAAGAAGACCTAGTAACTACTCTATCTAATGACCTAGTATCATTCGTAGAAAAGATTGATACTCTATCAGAAGATGTGGTTAAGGGTAACGACATTGAAGATGCTCAGGAAAAGGCTAACTACTATCATGATGTTGTATTTGCAGCAATGAATGAACTAAGAGCAGTTAGTGATGAAATGGAAACAATTACATCATCTGACTACTGGCCATATCCAACATATGATGAACTTCTATTTGGTGTTTGA
- a CDS encoding ammonium transporter encodes MDANSVLDMVTSTSFGIWFLIGAALVFFMQAGFAMVETGFTRAKSAGNIIMKNLMDFCIGSVVFMFLGFGLMMSEDYIAGVIGAPNLGIFTNYSGFDYSSFVFQLVFCATAATIVSGSMAERTKFSAYCIYSAVISAVVYPIEAGWVWNSAGWLNQLQFVDFAGSAVIHTVGGTTALIGAILVGPRIGKYSKTKSGKIKSNAIPGHSLTLGALGVFILWFGWYGFNGAACTTIESLGSVFLTTTVATGAATVSCMIFTWIKDGKPDVGMCLNASLAGLVAITAPCASVDALGAFIIGIVAGILVDVVVELLDKKLHIDDPVGAVGVHMANGIWGTLAVGLFATGKGEGAFVDGSALAGLFYGGGFKLLGIQALGICAIVAYVVVAMTIVFQIIKHTIGLRVSAEDEIIGMDVAEHGLSSAYADFMSTTPAYNGEVAEEVDLKGVKPVDLTLGTKATGKYTQVSVICPEDKFGALRDTMNAIGVTGMTVTQVMGCGVEKGHLGRYKGVPTSMNLYPKVKVDIVVSTVDPGLVVAAAQKAIGTEHRGSGKIFVSDVEDVMRVRTGETGYDALND; translated from the coding sequence ATGGATGCAAATTCTGTATTAGACATGGTGACAAGTACCTCTTTTGGTATTTGGTTTTTGATTGGTGCTGCACTTGTATTCTTTATGCAAGCCGGCTTCGCAATGGTTGAGACTGGTTTTACCAGAGCAAAAAGTGCCGGTAATATCATTATGAAGAACCTTATGGACTTCTGTATCGGTTCTGTTGTATTTATGTTCTTAGGCTTCGGTCTTATGATGTCTGAAGACTACATTGCAGGTGTAATTGGTGCTCCTAACTTAGGAATTTTCACTAATTACAGTGGTTTTGATTATTCAAGCTTTGTATTCCAGTTAGTATTCTGTGCTACTGCTGCTACAATCGTTTCAGGTTCAATGGCAGAAAGAACAAAGTTTAGTGCTTATTGTATTTACTCAGCAGTTATTAGTGCTGTTGTTTATCCTATTGAAGCAGGTTGGGTTTGGAACTCAGCCGGTTGGCTAAATCAGTTACAGTTTGTTGACTTTGCCGGTTCTGCTGTTATTCATACAGTTGGTGGTACTACTGCTCTTATCGGTGCTATCTTAGTTGGTCCTCGTATCGGTAAATATAGCAAGACAAAGAGTGGTAAGATTAAGTCAAACGCTATCCCAGGTCACTCACTAACACTTGGTGCACTTGGTGTATTCATTCTTTGGTTCGGTTGGTACGGCTTTAACGGTGCTGCTTGTACTACAATCGAAAGCTTAGGTTCTGTATTCCTAACAACAACTGTTGCTACAGGTGCTGCTACAGTTTCTTGTATGATCTTTACTTGGATTAAAGACGGTAAGCCTGATGTTGGTATGTGTCTAAACGCATCCCTAGCAGGTCTGGTAGCTATCACAGCTCCTTGTGCATCTGTTGATGCTCTTGGTGCATTTATCATCGGTATTGTTGCCGGTATCTTAGTAGATGTAGTTGTTGAACTACTTGATAAGAAGTTACACATTGATGACCCTGTAGGTGCTGTTGGTGTTCATATGGCAAACGGTATTTGGGGTACTCTTGCAGTTGGTCTATTTGCAACAGGTAAGGGTGAAGGTGCTTTCGTAGATGGTTCTGCTTTAGCCGGTCTATTCTATGGTGGTGGCTTTAAGCTACTAGGTATCCAGGCTTTAGGTATTTGTGCTATCGTTGCTTATGTTGTAGTAGCAATGACAATCGTATTCCAGATTATTAAACATACAATCGGTCTAAGAGTTTCTGCTGAAGATGAAATCATCGGTATGGATGTTGCTGAACATGGTCTATCATCAGCATATGCAGACTTTATGTCAACAACACCTGCTTACAACGGTGAAGTTGCAGAAGAAGTTGACCTTAAGGGTGTTAAGCCTGTTGACCTAACACTAGGTACAAAGGCTACAGGCAAATATACTCAGGTTTCAGTTATCTGTCCTGAAGACAAGTTTGGTGCTTTAAGAGATACAATGAACGCTATCGGTGTAACCGGTATGACAGTTACACAGGTTATGGGTTGTGGTGTTGAAAAAGGTCACCTAGGTAGATATAAGGGTGTTCCAACATCTATGAACCTATATCCAAAGGTAAAGGTAGATATTGTTGTTTCAACTGTTGACCCAGGTCTTGTAGTTGCAGCAGCTCAGAAAGCTATCGGTACTGAACATAGAGGTAGTGGTAAGATCTTTGTATCTGATGTTGAAGATGTTATGAGAGTTCGTACAGGTGAAACCGGTTACGATGCCCTTAATGACTAA
- a CDS encoding aspartate kinase, which produces MALIVQKFGGSSVADAERVFNVAKIVTDTYKKGNDVVVVVSAQGDTTDDLIAKQMEINPEANKRERDMLLASGEQISISLLAMACEKLGVPAISLLGWQAGFQTTSAHTSARIKNVDGQRIRQELDQHKVVVVAGFQGINRHEDLTTLGRGGSDTSAVAIAASLHADLCQIFTDVEGVFTADPRKVKNAIKLKEISYDEMLELATLGAQVLNNRSVEMAKKYGIELEVLSSLTNKPGTIVKEKPKMEKMIISGVAKDCDIARISIKGIPNEPGFAFKVFSKLSAKDINVDIILQSVGTEGTKDIAFTVAADKGQEAVDTLNDNKDALGFEEVTLDKDVAKISIVGAGMESHAGVATKMFEALYNNNVNIQMIATSEIKTSVLIAKKDADRAVSAIHDKFFD; this is translated from the coding sequence ATGGCACTTATAGTACAAAAGTTCGGTGGCTCATCAGTAGCCGATGCCGAAAGAGTGTTTAATGTTGCAAAGATTGTAACAGACACTTACAAAAAGGGTAATGACGTTGTAGTTGTAGTATCTGCTCAAGGTGATACAACAGATGACCTCATTGCAAAGCAAATGGAAATCAACCCAGAGGCTAACAAGAGAGAAAGAGATATGCTACTTGCTTCAGGTGAGCAGATTTCAATTTCACTACTTGCTATGGCTTGTGAAAAGCTTGGTGTACCGGCAATTTCACTACTAGGCTGGCAGGCAGGTTTCCAGACAACATCAGCTCACACATCAGCTAGAATTAAAAATGTTGATGGTCAGAGAATTCGTCAGGAACTTGACCAACACAAGGTTGTTGTTGTTGCAGGTTTCCAGGGCATTAACCGTCACGAAGACCTAACAACTCTAGGTAGAGGTGGTAGTGACACATCTGCAGTTGCTATTGCAGCTTCTCTACACGCTGACCTATGTCAGATTTTCACAGATGTTGAAGGTGTATTCACAGCTGACCCTAGAAAAGTTAAAAACGCAATTAAGCTAAAGGAAATTTCTTATGACGAAATGCTAGAACTTGCAACTCTTGGTGCACAGGTTCTAAACAACCGTTCTGTAGAAATGGCTAAAAAATATGGAATTGAACTTGAAGTACTTTCAAGTCTTACTAATAAACCAGGTACAATAGTAAAGGAGAAACCAAAGATGGAAAAAATGATTATTTCAGGTGTTGCTAAGGACTGCGACATTGCAAGAATTTCAATAAAGGGTATTCCAAACGAACCGGGCTTTGCTTTCAAAGTATTCTCAAAGCTTTCAGCAAAAGATATTAATGTTGACATTATTCTTCAGTCTGTTGGTACTGAAGGCACAAAGGATATTGCATTTACTGTTGCTGCTGATAAGGGTCAAGAAGCTGTTGACACTCTAAACGACAACAAAGATGCTCTAGGCTTCGAAGAAGTAACACTTGACAAGGATGTTGCTAAGATTTCTATTGTTGGTGCAGGTATGGAAAGCCATGCCGGTGTTGCTACAAAGATGTTTGAAGCACTTTACAACAACAATGTTAATATTCAGATGATTGCTACTTCTGAAATTAAAACATCTGTTCTTATTGCTAAGAAAGATGCTGACAGAGCTGTTTCTGCAATTCACGATAAGTTCTTTGACTAA